Proteins encoded together in one Streptomyces sp. NBC_01216 window:
- a CDS encoding metal-dependent hydrolase: MSNTQPVPVASEHIELKARKVSFDWEKTPLHWVPGDPFTTHTINVLHLLLPAGERWFVHVYKQVLPYVTDDRLRADVIGFIGQEAVHSQAHDDVLPHLRRLGLDPTPYTAQVDWFFEKLLGDRTLPPGAPRRWWLRERVALIAAIEHYTAFLGNWVLNAGELDRRGADPTMLDLLRWHGAEEVEHRSVAFELFMHLDGGYRRRARTWATAFGALVFLWQRGIRFFMANDPTLLDGRASVGQFVRRGRQGVLPSTPDLLRAVPRYLSRDYHPSQEGNTEQAVAYLTRSPGANGGR, from the coding sequence ATGTCTAATACGCAGCCTGTACCGGTGGCGTCCGAGCACATCGAACTCAAGGCCCGGAAGGTCTCCTTCGACTGGGAGAAGACCCCGCTGCACTGGGTGCCCGGCGACCCGTTCACCACTCACACGATCAATGTGCTGCACCTGCTGCTCCCCGCCGGCGAACGCTGGTTCGTCCACGTCTACAAGCAGGTGCTGCCGTACGTCACCGACGACCGGCTGCGTGCGGACGTCATCGGATTCATCGGCCAGGAGGCGGTCCACTCCCAGGCACACGACGACGTCCTCCCCCACCTCAGGCGCCTCGGCCTCGACCCCACCCCGTACACGGCGCAGGTCGACTGGTTCTTCGAGAAGCTGCTCGGCGACCGGACACTGCCGCCCGGCGCGCCGCGGCGCTGGTGGCTGCGGGAGCGGGTCGCCCTGATCGCCGCCATCGAGCACTACACCGCGTTCCTCGGGAACTGGGTCCTCAACGCCGGCGAACTCGACCGGCGGGGCGCCGACCCGACCATGCTGGACCTGCTGCGCTGGCACGGTGCGGAAGAGGTCGAGCACCGCTCGGTCGCCTTCGAACTGTTCATGCACCTCGACGGCGGCTACCGGCGCAGGGCCCGTACCTGGGCGACGGCCTTCGGCGCCCTGGTCTTCCTCTGGCAGCGCGGCATCCGCTTCTTCATGGCGAACGACCCCACCCTGCTGGACGGCAGGGCCTCCGTCGGACAGTTCGTGCGTCGCGGACGCCAGGGCGTCCTGCCCTCCACGCCCGACCTGCTGCGTGCCGTCCCCCGCTATCTGAGCCGTGACTACCACCCCTCACAGGAGGGGAACACGGAGCAGGCGGTGGCCTATCTGACCCGTTCCCCCGGCGCCAACGGAGGCCGCTGA
- a CDS encoding tyrosine-protein phosphatase, translated as MPAIPAATVANLRDLGTLPLGEGRSVRPGRLFRSGQLDRLDPADTAVGDLGIRTVVDFRTAAERAERPDRVPEGGRLLVADVLADHLATSGLPPAARLKALLADPALAEEALGGGRARTAFANTYRAFVTTESARASYHAFLTELGDPYGGPLLFHCTAGKDRTGWAATIVLSLLGADAETVMTEYLAVNPAVRLAFAPLVEGFTAQGGDPELALALIGVVPEYLRAALDEVASRHGSMEGYVRDGLGVPDEVTKVIRERLTVHAA; from the coding sequence ATGCCCGCCATTCCCGCCGCCACGGTCGCCAACCTCCGGGACCTCGGCACCCTCCCGCTCGGAGAGGGCCGCAGCGTCCGCCCCGGCCGGCTCTTCCGCTCCGGACAGCTCGACCGCCTGGACCCGGCCGACACTGCGGTGGGCGACCTGGGCATCCGGACGGTGGTCGACTTCCGGACCGCGGCGGAGCGCGCCGAACGGCCCGACCGGGTCCCGGAGGGCGGGCGGCTGCTCGTCGCGGACGTACTCGCCGACCACCTGGCCACCTCCGGGCTGCCGCCCGCGGCCCGGCTGAAGGCCCTGCTCGCCGACCCGGCCCTGGCCGAGGAAGCACTCGGCGGGGGCAGGGCGCGGACGGCCTTCGCGAACACCTACCGGGCTTTCGTGACCACCGAGTCGGCCCGCGCCTCCTACCACGCCTTCCTCACCGAGCTGGGCGACCCCTACGGGGGCCCGCTGCTCTTCCACTGCACGGCGGGGAAGGACCGCACCGGCTGGGCGGCGACGATCGTGCTCTCGCTGCTCGGCGCGGACGCGGAGACGGTGATGACGGAGTACCTGGCGGTCAACCCCGCCGTCCGCCTGGCCTTCGCCCCGCTCGTCGAGGGGTTCACGGCGCAGGGCGGGGACCCGGAACTGGCACTGGCGCTGATCGGGGTCGTCCCGGAGTACCTGCGGGCGGCGCTCGACGAGGTGGCGTCGCGGCACGGTTCGATGGAGGGCTACGTGCGGGACGGCCTCGGGGTCCCGGACGAGGTGACGAAGGTGATCCGCGAGCGCCTCACGGTCCACGCGGCCTGA
- a CDS encoding DUF1996 domain-containing protein, protein MGRTRKRSTRVKRAVAASVALILGAGGVVAANVYASAGEGRRGKQPDRGTTALSTIDCPEVADSLPAVPDQVRGAVDRQLATLDSQITVAYRRFADNKRRVERDPDFAEQQILTPLKNERVNIIQRIVALLGQEGEAPQGLKDLAPCALREDDERKNGGQDGNGESGGGGEAGQGQAGNGPVASDFADIRSVRPNARLPRPRSGASRGTFVTDCGRNTNGKFNPDNIIVAPGVSNGAHHMHDYVGNQANDAFAGDDELAAGQTTCRNQGDRSTYYWPVLRLQNGQAEDDAQADGGGKDQNVGEIQTPAQVTLNFVGNPVSKVTAMPRFLRIITGDAKAFTNGNANANASWSCTGFENRQLKDKYPICPQGSKVVRTFRFQSCWDGKNADSANHRTHVAFADPRSGRCGKGFRAIPQLVQRIVYNVPPGPGFAVDSFPEQLHKPVTDHGDFINVFDQRLMNRMVRCINAGRRCS, encoded by the coding sequence ATGGGACGCACACGTAAACGATCGACGCGCGTGAAAAGAGCGGTCGCCGCCTCCGTCGCCCTGATTCTGGGCGCGGGTGGCGTCGTCGCAGCCAATGTCTACGCCTCGGCCGGCGAGGGCCGGCGCGGCAAACAACCCGACCGCGGGACCACCGCGCTCTCCACGATCGACTGTCCCGAGGTGGCCGATTCGCTGCCCGCGGTGCCCGACCAGGTACGAGGCGCGGTGGACCGGCAGTTGGCCACGCTGGACAGTCAGATCACCGTCGCCTACCGGCGCTTCGCCGACAACAAGCGGCGGGTGGAGCGCGATCCGGACTTCGCCGAACAGCAGATCCTGACCCCGCTCAAGAACGAGCGGGTGAACATCATCCAGCGCATCGTCGCCCTGCTCGGCCAGGAGGGCGAAGCACCCCAGGGCCTGAAGGACCTGGCGCCCTGCGCACTGCGCGAGGACGACGAGCGGAAGAACGGCGGGCAGGACGGGAACGGGGAGAGCGGCGGGGGCGGCGAGGCGGGCCAGGGGCAGGCCGGCAACGGACCGGTGGCCTCCGACTTCGCCGACATCCGCTCGGTGCGGCCCAACGCTCGGCTCCCCCGGCCGCGTTCCGGCGCCTCCCGCGGCACCTTCGTCACCGACTGCGGTCGGAACACCAACGGCAAGTTCAATCCGGACAACATCATCGTCGCGCCGGGGGTGAGCAACGGCGCTCACCACATGCACGACTACGTGGGCAACCAGGCCAACGACGCCTTCGCCGGGGACGACGAACTCGCTGCGGGCCAGACCACCTGCCGTAACCAGGGCGACCGTTCGACCTACTACTGGCCCGTCCTCCGGCTCCAGAACGGCCAGGCGGAGGACGACGCCCAGGCCGACGGCGGCGGCAAGGACCAGAACGTCGGCGAGATCCAGACTCCGGCGCAGGTCACCCTGAACTTCGTCGGAAACCCGGTGTCCAAGGTCACCGCGATGCCGCGCTTCCTGCGGATCATCACGGGCGACGCGAAGGCGTTCACCAACGGCAACGCGAACGCCAACGCCTCGTGGTCGTGTACCGGATTCGAGAACCGCCAGCTGAAGGACAAGTACCCGATCTGCCCGCAGGGCAGCAAGGTGGTGCGCACGTTCCGGTTCCAGAGCTGCTGGGACGGGAAGAACGCCGACAGCGCCAACCACCGCACCCATGTGGCCTTCGCCGATCCGAGAAGCGGTCGGTGTGGCAAGGGCTTCCGGGCGATCCCGCAGCTGGTGCAGCGCATCGTGTACAACGTGCCGCCGGGGCCCGGATTCGCCGTCGACTCCTTCCCCGAGCAGCTGCACAAGCCGGTGACCGACCACGGCGACTTCATCAACGTCTTCGACCAGCGACTGATGAACCGCATGGTGCGCTGTATCAACGCGGGGCGTCGCTGCTCCTGA
- a CDS encoding NAD-dependent epimerase/dehydratase family protein, whose amino-acid sequence MRLLMLGGTEFVGRATAEAALARGWEVTVFHRGRHRPPAGVRSLLGDRTAPDGLAALRDGTWDAVVDTWSGAPWAVRDAARLLADRAGHYAYVSSRSVYAWPPAAGLGEDGPLTVGSPDAGEVPYAEAKRGGELAAGAEFGKDRTLLVRAGLIVGPYENVGRLPWWLGRIARGGPVVAPGPRTLPLQYIDVRDLADWMLDAAGAGLGGPYNLVSPPGHTTTGELLDACARVTGGRAELRWTDPERILAAGVLPWSDLPVWIPPGEMYDALHTADVSRALATGLRCRPVAETVADTWSWMESVGGTPPQRPDRPSLGLSPAQEAALLSV is encoded by the coding sequence ATGAGGCTTCTGATGCTGGGTGGTACGGAGTTCGTGGGCAGGGCGACGGCCGAGGCGGCACTTGCCCGCGGCTGGGAGGTGACGGTCTTCCACCGCGGCCGGCATCGGCCGCCGGCCGGGGTCCGTTCGCTGCTCGGCGACCGCACGGCCCCGGACGGGCTCGCCGCCCTCCGCGACGGCACTTGGGACGCCGTCGTCGACACCTGGTCCGGGGCGCCCTGGGCGGTGCGGGACGCGGCCCGGCTGCTGGCGGACCGGGCCGGGCACTACGCCTACGTGTCGAGCCGTTCGGTGTACGCCTGGCCGCCCGCGGCCGGGCTGGGCGAGGACGGCCCGCTGACCGTGGGCTCGCCGGACGCCGGCGAGGTGCCGTACGCGGAGGCCAAGCGGGGCGGTGAGCTGGCGGCCGGCGCGGAGTTCGGCAAGGACCGGACCCTGCTGGTCCGGGCGGGCCTGATCGTCGGCCCGTACGAGAACGTCGGGCGGCTGCCCTGGTGGCTGGGCCGGATCGCCCGGGGCGGTCCGGTCGTCGCGCCGGGGCCCCGCACGCTGCCGCTCCAGTACATCGACGTGCGTGACCTGGCCGACTGGATGCTGGACGCCGCCGGGGCCGGGCTCGGCGGGCCGTACAACCTGGTCTCCCCGCCCGGGCACACCACGACGGGTGAACTGCTCGACGCCTGCGCGCGGGTGACGGGCGGGAGAGCGGAGCTGCGTTGGACCGATCCGGAGCGGATCCTCGCGGCGGGGGTGCTGCCGTGGTCCGACCTTCCGGTCTGGATCCCGCCGGGCGAGATGTACGACGCCCTGCACACGGCGGACGTCTCCAGGGCGCTGGCGACGGGTCTGCGGTGCCGGCCGGTGGCGGAGACGGTCGCGGACACCTGGTCCTGGATGGAGTCGGTCGGGGGGACGCCGCCCCAGCGCCCGGACCGGCCGTCGCTGGGTCTCTCCCCCGCTCAGGAAGCCGCGTTGCTGTCCGTCTGA
- the glnII gene encoding glutamine synthetase, with protein MTFKAEYIWIDGTAPTAKLRSKTKILAGTGATLEELPIWGFDGSSTNQAKGHASDRVLKPVFVCPDPIRGGDDILVMCEVLNTDMTPHESNTRAALAEVYATYASQEPIFGIEQEYTFFDGERPLGFPVGGFPAPQGGYYCGVGADEIFGRDVVEAHLENCLVAGLGISGINAEVMPGQWEFQVGPLAPLDVADQLWIARWLLYRTAEDFKVSATLDPKPVKGDWNGAGAHTNFSTKAMREGYDAIITACESLGQGSKPLDHVKNYGAGIDDRLTGLHETAPWDEYSYGVSDRGASVRIPWQVEQDRKGYIEDRRPNANVDPYVVTRLLVDTCCEALEKAGQV; from the coding sequence GTGACCTTCAAGGCTGAGTACATCTGGATCGACGGCACCGCACCGACCGCGAAGCTTCGCTCGAAGACGAAGATTCTGGCCGGCACGGGCGCCACGCTGGAGGAGCTGCCGATCTGGGGCTTCGACGGTTCCAGCACGAACCAGGCCAAGGGCCACGCCTCGGACCGCGTCCTCAAGCCGGTCTTCGTCTGCCCGGACCCGATCCGCGGCGGCGACGACATCCTGGTGATGTGCGAGGTCCTGAACACGGACATGACGCCGCACGAGTCGAACACCCGTGCCGCGCTGGCCGAGGTCTACGCGACGTACGCCTCGCAGGAGCCCATCTTCGGCATCGAGCAGGAGTACACCTTCTTCGACGGCGAGCGTCCGCTCGGCTTCCCGGTCGGCGGCTTCCCCGCCCCGCAGGGCGGCTACTACTGCGGTGTCGGCGCGGACGAGATCTTCGGCCGTGACGTCGTCGAGGCGCACCTGGAGAACTGCCTGGTCGCGGGCCTGGGCATCTCCGGCATCAACGCCGAGGTGATGCCGGGTCAGTGGGAGTTCCAGGTGGGCCCGCTGGCGCCGCTCGACGTCGCCGACCAGCTGTGGATCGCGCGCTGGCTGCTGTACCGCACGGCCGAGGACTTCAAGGTCTCGGCGACGCTGGACCCGAAGCCGGTGAAGGGCGACTGGAACGGCGCGGGCGCGCACACCAACTTCTCCACGAAGGCGATGCGCGAGGGCTACGACGCGATCATCACCGCGTGTGAGTCCCTGGGCCAGGGCTCCAAGCCGCTCGACCACGTGAAGAACTACGGCGCGGGCATCGACGACCGTCTGACCGGTCTGCACGAGACGGCTCCGTGGGACGAGTACTCCTACGGCGTCTCGGACCGCGGTGCGTCGGTCCGTATCCCGTGGCAGGTCGAGCAGGACCGCAAGGGCTACATCGAGGACCGCCGCCCGAACGCGAACGTCGACCCGTACGTGGTGACCCGCCTTCTGGTGGACACCTGCTGCGAGGCGCTGGAGAAGGCCGGCCAGGTCTGA
- a CDS encoding Gfo/Idh/MocA family protein — MTKLPVTTPRIGLLGTGPWAERTHAPVLAAHPGVEFSGVWGRRPEAAAELAAARGTRAYDDVDALFAASDAVALALPPDVQAPLAVRAAEAGCHVLMDKPVATTVPGARDVARAVERAGVASVVFCTLRFAEPTARWIDDQAAAGGWFLGEAHWLGALFAPGATSAYAASPWRREKGGLWDVGPHVLSVYLPVLGDVTEITSVPGPADTSHLVLRHASGASSTATLTLSAPPEAAEAALTLYGTRGKTTMPAWEGALGAFEAAVDALLEAARTGVPHACDARFGLRLTEILAEAEAETGRGRGGAAGGGPVPEPGARP; from the coding sequence ATGACGAAACTTCCGGTCACCACGCCGCGCATCGGGCTCCTCGGTACCGGCCCCTGGGCCGAGCGCACCCACGCCCCGGTTCTCGCCGCTCACCCGGGGGTCGAGTTCAGCGGTGTCTGGGGCAGACGGCCCGAGGCGGCGGCCGAGCTCGCCGCCGCCCGTGGCACGCGGGCGTACGACGACGTAGACGCGCTCTTCGCGGCCAGCGACGCCGTGGCCCTCGCGCTGCCCCCGGACGTGCAGGCGCCGCTCGCGGTGCGGGCCGCCGAGGCGGGCTGCCACGTCCTCATGGACAAACCCGTGGCGACGACGGTCCCGGGAGCGCGTGACGTGGCGCGGGCGGTGGAGCGGGCCGGCGTCGCGTCGGTGGTCTTCTGCACGCTCCGGTTCGCCGAGCCGACGGCCCGGTGGATCGACGACCAGGCGGCGGCGGGCGGCTGGTTCCTCGGGGAGGCGCACTGGCTCGGAGCCCTGTTCGCGCCCGGCGCGACGAGCGCGTACGCGGCCTCCCCGTGGCGCCGGGAGAAGGGCGGGCTGTGGGACGTCGGCCCGCACGTCCTCTCGGTGTACCTGCCCGTCCTCGGCGACGTCACGGAGATCACCTCCGTACCCGGCCCGGCGGACACCAGCCACCTGGTCCTGCGGCACGCCTCGGGCGCGAGCAGCACGGCGACCCTGACCCTGAGCGCCCCGCCGGAGGCCGCCGAGGCCGCGCTCACGCTGTACGGCACGCGGGGGAAGACGACGATGCCGGCGTGGGAGGGCGCACTCGGTGCCTTCGAAGCGGCGGTCGACGCACTGCTGGAAGCCGCCCGGACGGGAGTGCCGCACGCCTGCGACGCCCGCTTCGGGCTGCGGCTCACGGAGATCCTCGCCGAGGCCGAGGCCGAGACCGGGAGAGGCCGTGGGGGAGCGGCGGGGGGAGGGCCGGTGCCGGAGCCCGGGGCACGGCCGTAG
- the pdxR gene encoding MocR-like pyridoxine biosynthesis transcription factor PdxR, producing the protein MVRGTRPEVDVSEGPVRDGPSRGETPVPRAWIGAAEVLGADLHLELAGTGSRRAVLTRALREAVRGGRLAPGVRLPPYRSLAADLGLARNTVADAYAELVAEGWLTSRQGSGTRVSTRAAASVSAETEPTAEEAGGRGATAALAYDLVQGRPDPAHFPRTAWLASARRAWTAAPDEAFGIGDPRGRVELRRALAGYLGRVRGVRTEPERIVICAGAAHALRLLARVVGGGEATWAVEAYGLPFHRALLADAGVRTVPVEVDEDGARVGRLPRDAGAVLLTPAHQFPTGGPLHAERRAAVVGWARSTGGLVLEDDYDGEFRYDRRPVGALQDLDPDRTAFIGSVSKSLSPALRLGWLVLPAGLVSEVVAAKGEREPYSSATEQLTLADFVASGGYDRQVRRMRRHHRERRDRLVAVLAARVPRVRVTGIAAGLHAVVELPAGTERATVAAAARHGVAVEGLDGYRHPDAVSLPRRDGLVVGYATPPERLYGPALDALCAALTETMNTTDS; encoded by the coding sequence ATGGTCCGGGGAACGAGACCGGAGGTGGACGTGTCCGAGGGACCGGTGCGGGACGGGCCGTCGAGGGGCGAAACACCCGTGCCGCGTGCGTGGATCGGGGCCGCCGAGGTCCTCGGGGCCGATCTGCATCTGGAACTGGCCGGTACGGGCAGTCGCCGGGCCGTGCTGACCCGTGCGCTGCGGGAGGCGGTGCGCGGCGGACGTCTGGCGCCCGGGGTGCGGCTGCCGCCCTACCGGTCGCTCGCCGCCGACCTGGGGCTGGCCCGGAACACGGTGGCCGACGCCTACGCGGAGCTCGTCGCCGAGGGGTGGCTGACGTCCCGGCAGGGCTCGGGCACCCGGGTGTCCACGCGGGCGGCGGCGTCGGTGTCGGCGGAGACGGAACCGACGGCGGAGGAGGCGGGGGGCCGGGGCGCGACGGCCGCCCTCGCCTACGACCTGGTGCAGGGCAGGCCGGACCCCGCACACTTCCCCCGTACCGCCTGGCTGGCCTCGGCCCGGCGGGCGTGGACGGCGGCCCCGGACGAGGCATTCGGCATCGGCGACCCGCGGGGCCGGGTCGAGTTGCGGCGGGCACTCGCCGGATATCTGGGGCGGGTCCGCGGCGTCCGGACGGAGCCGGAGCGGATCGTGATCTGTGCCGGCGCGGCGCACGCGCTGCGGCTGCTGGCCCGGGTCGTGGGCGGTGGCGAGGCGACCTGGGCGGTCGAGGCGTACGGTCTGCCGTTCCACCGGGCGCTGCTCGCCGACGCGGGTGTCCGCACGGTGCCGGTCGAGGTCGACGAGGACGGCGCCCGGGTCGGGCGGCTCCCCCGCGACGCCGGTGCGGTGCTCCTGACGCCGGCCCATCAGTTCCCGACCGGTGGGCCCCTGCACGCCGAGCGGCGCGCGGCGGTCGTGGGGTGGGCCCGGTCGACCGGTGGACTGGTCCTGGAGGACGACTACGACGGGGAGTTCCGTTACGACCGTCGCCCCGTCGGCGCGCTCCAGGATCTCGATCCGGACCGCACGGCCTTCATCGGCTCGGTCAGCAAGAGCCTGTCGCCCGCCCTGCGGCTCGGCTGGCTGGTGCTGCCCGCGGGGCTGGTGTCCGAGGTCGTGGCGGCCAAGGGCGAGCGCGAACCGTACTCCTCCGCGACCGAGCAGCTCACCCTCGCCGACTTCGTCGCGTCGGGCGGGTACGACCGGCAGGTGCGCCGGATGCGCCGGCATCACCGCGAGCGGCGGGACCGGCTGGTGGCGGTGCTCGCCGCGCGCGTTCCGCGAGTGCGGGTCACCGGGATCGCGGCCGGGCTGCACGCGGTGGTGGAGCTGCCCGCGGGGACGGAGCGCGCGACGGTCGCCGCGGCGGCGCGGCACGGGGTCGCGGTCGAGGGCCTGGACGGGTACCGGCATCCGGACGCGGTCTCGCTCCCCCGGCGGGACGGCCTGGTGGTCGGCTACGCGACGCCGCCGGAGCGGTTGTACGGACCGGCCCTCGACGCGCTGTGCGCGGCGCTCACGGAGACGATGAACACCACTGATTCCTGA
- a CDS encoding arsenate reductase family protein, whose product MEIWINPACSKCRGALALLDAEGAAYTVRRYLEDVPAPDEIRAVLKRLGLEPWDITRTGERAAEELGLRDWPRDEASRDRWVEALAAHPRLIQRPIITAEDGTAVVGRTEEAVRDVLTR is encoded by the coding sequence ATGGAGATCTGGATCAATCCCGCCTGTTCCAAGTGCCGTGGCGCCCTCGCTCTGCTCGACGCGGAGGGCGCCGCCTACACCGTGCGCCGCTATCTGGAGGATGTTCCGGCCCCGGACGAGATCCGGGCCGTGCTGAAGCGCCTCGGGCTCGAACCCTGGGACATCACCCGCACCGGGGAGAGAGCCGCCGAGGAACTGGGCCTGCGGGACTGGCCGCGGGACGAGGCGAGCCGGGACCGGTGGGTGGAGGCGCTGGCGGCACATCCGCGGCTGATCCAACGGCCGATCATCACCGCCGAGGACGGCACGGCCGTGGTGGGGCGTACCGAGGAGGCCGTGCGGGACGTCCTCACGCGCTGA
- the glnA gene encoding type I glutamate--ammonia ligase: MFQNADEAKKFIKDNDVKMVDVRFCDLPGVMQHFTIPATAFDPADELAFDGSSIRGFQAIHESDMALRADLSTARVDPFRRDKTLNINFFIHDPITGEQYSRDPRNIAKKAEAYLASTGIADTAYFGPEAEFYVFDSVRFETSANQGFYHIDSEAGAWNTGAEENNRGYKVRYKGGYFPAPPVDHFADLRSEISLELENVGLQVERQHHEVGTAGQAEINYKFNTLLAAADDLMLFKYIVKNVAWRNGKTATFMPKPIFGDNGSGMHVHQSLWTGGSPLFYDEAGYAGLSDTARYYIGGILKHAPSLLAFTNPTVNSYHRLVPGFEAPVNLVYSQRNRSAAMRIPITGSNPKAKRVEFRAPDPSSNPYLAFSALLLAGLDGIKNKIEPAEPIDKDLYELAPEEHAGVAQVPTSLPAVLDALEADNEYLQAGGVFTSDLIETWIDYKRTNEIAPIQLRPHPHEFELYYDL, translated from the coding sequence ATGTTCCAGAACGCCGACGAGGCCAAGAAGTTCATCAAGGACAACGACGTCAAGATGGTCGACGTCCGTTTCTGTGACCTTCCGGGAGTGATGCAGCACTTCACGATCCCGGCGACGGCGTTCGACCCGGCCGACGAGCTCGCCTTCGACGGTTCGTCGATCCGCGGCTTCCAGGCGATCCACGAGTCGGACATGGCCCTGCGCGCGGACCTGTCGACGGCCCGTGTCGACCCGTTCCGCCGGGACAAGACACTCAACATCAACTTCTTCATCCACGACCCGATCACGGGCGAGCAGTACAGCCGCGACCCCCGCAACATCGCGAAGAAGGCCGAGGCGTACCTGGCCTCCACCGGCATCGCCGACACCGCCTACTTCGGCCCCGAGGCGGAGTTCTACGTCTTCGACTCGGTGCGCTTCGAGACCTCGGCGAACCAGGGCTTCTACCACATCGATTCCGAGGCGGGCGCCTGGAACACCGGTGCGGAGGAGAACAACCGCGGTTACAAGGTCCGCTACAAGGGCGGCTACTTCCCGGCCCCGCCGGTCGACCACTTCGCCGACCTGCGCTCCGAGATCTCCCTGGAGCTGGAGAACGTCGGCCTGCAGGTCGAGCGCCAGCACCACGAGGTCGGCACCGCCGGCCAGGCCGAGATCAACTACAAGTTCAACACGCTGCTCGCCGCGGCCGACGACCTGATGCTCTTCAAGTACATCGTGAAGAACGTCGCCTGGCGCAACGGCAAGACCGCGACCTTCATGCCGAAGCCGATCTTCGGTGACAACGGATCGGGCATGCACGTCCACCAGTCGCTGTGGACCGGTGGTTCGCCGCTGTTCTACGACGAGGCGGGCTACGCGGGTCTCTCGGACACCGCCCGCTACTACATCGGCGGCATCCTGAAGCACGCGCCGTCGCTGCTGGCCTTCACCAACCCGACGGTGAACTCCTACCACCGCCTGGTCCCCGGTTTCGAGGCCCCGGTCAACCTGGTGTACTCGCAGCGCAACCGCTCCGCCGCCATGCGTATCCCGATCACGGGCTCGAACCCGAAGGCCAAGCGCGTCGAGTTCCGCGCGCCGGACCCGTCCTCGAACCCGTACCTCGCCTTCTCGGCCCTGCTCCTCGCGGGTCTCGACGGCATCAAGAACAAGATCGAGCCGGCCGAGCCGATCGACAAGGACCTCTACGAGCTGGCCCCGGAGGAGCACGCGGGCGTCGCCCAGGTCCCGACCTCGCTCCCGGCGGTCCTGGACGCCCTGGAGGCGGACAACGAGTACCTGCAGGCCGGCGGTGTCTTCACCTCCGACCTGATCGAGACCTGGATCGACTACAAGCGCACCAACGAGATCGCGCCGATCCAGCTGCGTCCGCACCCGCACGAGTTCGAGCTCTACTACGACCTCTAG
- a CDS encoding RDD family protein: protein MDNRQAMGSWLSGPRAAAEEAGVDFGYRGQQLGLPEEGPGSVARPGRRMGALVVDWALCMLIAYGLITHGYSQATGNWALVILLVLSVLTVGTVGSTPGKRLFGLRVVSVRGGRLGAVRVAVRSVLVCLAIPALIWDRDGRGLHDRLAGAVQVRI, encoded by the coding sequence GTGGACAACAGGCAAGCAATGGGATCGTGGCTCTCGGGCCCCCGCGCCGCGGCCGAGGAAGCGGGCGTCGACTTCGGATACCGGGGGCAGCAGCTCGGTCTCCCCGAGGAGGGCCCCGGTTCGGTCGCCCGCCCCGGGCGACGCATGGGAGCTCTCGTCGTCGACTGGGCGCTGTGCATGCTCATCGCATACGGCCTGATCACCCATGGCTACAGCCAGGCGACCGGCAACTGGGCCCTGGTCATCCTCCTCGTGCTCAGCGTCCTCACCGTCGGCACGGTCGGCTCCACTCCCGGCAAGCGGCTCTTCGGCCTCCGGGTCGTCTCGGTCCGCGGCGGGCGCCTGGGCGCCGTCCGGGTCGCGGTCCGCAGCGTGCTCGTCTGCCTGGCCATCCCCGCCCTCATCTGGGACCGCGACGGCCGCGGCCTCCACGACCGTCTCGCGGGCGCCGTCCAGGTCCGCATCTGA
- a CDS encoding DUF4191 domain-containing protein yields MARKANTGSGDAANQGRLKQIALTYKMTRKADPKVGLVVAGVGIVVLGVLLAIGFLIGHPVYLGILGFVLALLAMAIIFGRRAERAAFGQMEGQPGAAAAVLQNVGRGWTTTPAVAMNRNQDVVHRAVGRAGIVLVAEGNPNRLRTLLAAEKKKMARIVVDVPVTDIIVGEGEGQVPLKKVRTTMLKLPRVLTGPQVTVANDRLRAMGDLMSNMPLPKGPMPKGMRMPRGGKMR; encoded by the coding sequence ATGGCGAGGAAGGCAAACACGGGCAGCGGTGACGCTGCGAACCAGGGGCGACTGAAGCAGATCGCCCTCACGTACAAGATGACCCGAAAGGCCGACCCGAAGGTCGGGCTTGTCGTCGCGGGCGTGGGCATCGTCGTACTCGGTGTCCTCCTCGCGATCGGCTTCCTGATCGGGCACCCGGTCTACCTGGGCATCCTGGGCTTCGTCCTGGCGCTGCTCGCGATGGCGATCATCTTCGGGCGGCGCGCCGAGCGGGCGGCTTTCGGGCAGATGGAGGGCCAGCCGGGTGCGGCGGCGGCGGTGCTGCAGAACGTCGGGCGCGGCTGGACGACGACTCCGGCGGTCGCGATGAACCGCAATCAGGACGTCGTGCACCGGGCCGTCGGGCGCGCCGGCATCGTGCTGGTGGCCGAGGGCAACCCGAACCGGCTCAGGACGCTTCTGGCGGCCGAGAAGAAGAAGATGGCCCGCATCGTCGTCGACGTACCGGTGACCGACATCATCGTCGGCGAGGGCGAGGGCCAGGTACCGCTGAAGAAGGTCCGCACGACCATGCTGAAGCTGCCTCGGGTCCTCACCGGCCCGCAGGTGACCGTGGCCAACGACCGGCTGCGGGCGATGGGCGACCTGATGAGCAACATGCCGCTGCCGAAGGGTCCGATGCCGAAGGGCATGCGGATGCCACGCGGCGGAAAGATGCGCTGA